One genomic window of Halolamina sediminis includes the following:
- a CDS encoding MFS transporter, producing the protein MILPNIGRDHPLRANRDFRRFVAGQFVTNAGDSLYTVAVLWLVFELSGSTTLVGVANAVLLLPWLLQAVAGPIVDRFPVKPLLVGSQIVQGVVVLVFPLAAAAGRLGVDLMLGVVPILMLATLVMGPIEATLVPRIVADDRLPQANAALTTVTLGLDMVFDAVGGGLIALFGPTALFLADAVTFALAALLFARIGIPRISPDDADGSVAAAVRSYVDDLREGVEVLRGTAFVELVLTTAVANFATGVTLAVLPAFGDAVGGPAVYGLLLGALGTGRLLGSVVGPRFERVRYGRFLIVGNGLAACAWLASVLVPSTALTIGLFALAWIPAGASGVLTSTLNQRLFAADRLGRVSAIKGTASGATLPLGSLLGGALGDAIGHGTAMALAAAGFGFTAAYVLVRPRLRGLPTVASAEPVDFDVRVADES; encoded by the coding sequence GTGATCCTGCCCAACATCGGGCGGGACCACCCGCTGCGTGCCAACCGGGACTTCCGGCGGTTCGTCGCCGGGCAGTTCGTCACGAACGCCGGGGACAGCCTCTACACCGTCGCGGTGCTGTGGCTCGTCTTCGAGCTCAGCGGTTCGACGACGCTGGTCGGCGTCGCGAACGCCGTCCTCCTGCTCCCGTGGCTCCTCCAGGCGGTTGCGGGCCCGATCGTCGACCGCTTCCCGGTGAAACCGCTGCTGGTCGGCTCCCAGATCGTACAGGGGGTCGTCGTCCTCGTCTTCCCGCTGGCGGCGGCCGCGGGCCGGCTCGGGGTCGACCTGATGCTCGGGGTCGTGCCGATCCTGATGCTCGCGACGCTGGTGATGGGGCCGATCGAGGCGACGTTAGTCCCGCGGATCGTCGCGGACGACCGGCTGCCACAGGCCAACGCCGCGCTCACGACGGTGACGCTCGGGCTGGACATGGTGTTCGACGCTGTCGGCGGCGGGCTGATCGCCCTGTTCGGCCCGACCGCGCTGTTCCTCGCCGACGCGGTCACGTTCGCGCTCGCGGCGCTTTTGTTCGCCCGGATCGGGATCCCGCGCATCTCGCCCGACGACGCCGACGGCTCGGTCGCCGCGGCGGTCCGATCCTACGTCGACGACCTGCGCGAGGGCGTCGAGGTCCTCCGCGGGACGGCGTTCGTCGAGCTCGTGCTCACGACCGCGGTCGCGAACTTCGCGACGGGGGTCACCCTCGCGGTGCTGCCGGCGTTCGGCGACGCCGTCGGCGGCCCCGCCGTCTACGGCCTCCTGCTCGGCGCGCTCGGAACGGGCCGGCTGCTCGGCTCGGTCGTCGGCCCGCGGTTCGAGCGTGTCCGCTACGGCCGGTTCCTGATCGTCGGCAACGGGCTGGCCGCCTGTGCGTGGCTCGCGTCGGTGCTCGTCCCGTCGACCGCGCTCACGATCGGCCTGTTCGCCCTCGCGTGGATCCCGGCCGGGGCCAGCGGCGTGCTCACGTCGACGCTGAACCAACGGCTGTTCGCGGCCGACCGGCTGGGCCGGGTGTCCGCAATCAAGGGGACCGCCTCCGGCGCGACGCTGCCGCTGGGCTCGCTGCTCGGGGGCGCGCTCGGCGACGCGATCGGTCACGGGACGGCGATGGCGCTGGCCGCCGCCGGGTTCGGGTTCACCGCCGCGTACGTGCTCGTCCGCCCGCGGCTGCGGGGGCTCCCGACCGTCGCGAGCGCGGAGCCAGTGGACTTCGACGTGAGGGTGGCCGACGAATCGTAG
- a CDS encoding rhodanese-like domain-containing protein, translating to MVDEITPEAVEEKLGEDGVQVIDIRSPAQFEQGHIPGAINIPMSELPARVDDVEWGDDVVVACPIGQSSVQAARLIDSFEGVEADDEVRSMAGGYRDWEYELETGEN from the coding sequence ATGGTCGACGAGATCACCCCCGAGGCGGTCGAGGAGAAGCTCGGCGAAGACGGCGTGCAGGTGATCGACATCCGCTCGCCCGCCCAGTTCGAGCAGGGGCACATCCCGGGCGCGATCAACATCCCGATGTCCGAGCTCCCCGCCCGCGTCGACGACGTGGAGTGGGGCGACGACGTGGTCGTCGCTTGCCCGATCGGGCAGTCGTCGGTTCAGGCCGCCCGGCTGATCGACTCCTTCGAGGGCGTGGAGGCCGACGACGAGGTCCGGAGCATGGCCGGCGGCTACCGGGACTGGGAGTACGAGCTCGAAACCGGCGAGAACTGA
- a CDS encoding PLP-dependent cysteine synthase family protein, whose protein sequence is MSERTVDESTIGGTPLVELAVDVPATVYGKVEWFNLYAADYGGGSVKSRIAREMLDGAEARGELDGDRTIIEPSSGNTGSELARVATARGYDVEIVVPDNASGEKVGAIRDAGAEIHFVDADRGYDAVLERCEALIAERPERYYRPNQYENSDNPGAHERTTAPEIDDATDGEVTHFVAGAGTGGTVTGTGRGLHERGDVTVVGFEPADPLHAIAGLKYLRSGDHYHPETYDESVLDDKLYVDTEAAYERARELRDRFQEREIAIRDTGQHDEETVREHLRVDGQFVVGVSSGAGVEAVHRLHEAEGLDADDVVVIPLCDRGDKYADTPLWESYLDGDS, encoded by the coding sequence ATGTCCGAGCGTACCGTCGACGAGTCCACGATCGGCGGCACCCCGCTGGTGGAGCTCGCTGTCGACGTGCCGGCGACCGTCTACGGGAAGGTCGAGTGGTTCAACCTCTACGCCGCCGATTACGGCGGGGGGTCGGTGAAGTCCCGCATCGCCCGGGAGATGCTCGACGGCGCCGAGGCCCGCGGTGAACTCGACGGTGACCGGACGATCATCGAGCCCTCCAGCGGTAACACCGGCAGCGAGCTCGCCCGCGTCGCGACCGCGCGGGGGTACGACGTGGAGATCGTCGTCCCCGACAACGCAAGCGGCGAGAAGGTCGGCGCGATCCGGGACGCCGGGGCGGAGATCCACTTCGTCGACGCCGACCGGGGCTACGACGCGGTGCTCGAGCGCTGCGAGGCGCTGATCGCCGAGCGACCCGAGCGCTACTACCGGCCGAACCAGTACGAGAACTCCGACAATCCCGGCGCCCACGAGCGGACGACCGCCCCCGAGATCGACGACGCGACCGACGGCGAAGTGACCCACTTCGTCGCCGGCGCCGGCACCGGCGGCACCGTCACCGGCACCGGCCGCGGGCTCCACGAACGCGGCGACGTGACGGTGGTCGGCTTCGAGCCGGCGGACCCGCTGCACGCGATTGCCGGGCTGAAGTACCTCCGGTCGGGCGACCACTACCACCCCGAGACGTACGACGAGTCGGTGCTCGACGACAAGCTGTACGTCGACACCGAGGCCGCCTACGAGCGCGCCCGCGAGCTCCGGGACCGGTTTCAGGAGCGCGAGATCGCGATCCGGGACACGGGACAGCACGACGAGGAAACGGTCCGCGAGCACCTGCGCGTCGACGGGCAGTTCGTCGTCGGCGTCTCCAGCGGTGCCGGGGTGGAGGCGGTTCACCGACTCCACGAAGCGGAGGGGCTCGACGCCGACGACGTGGTGGTGATCCCGCTTTGCGATCGCGGCGACAAGTACGCCGACACCCCGCTCTGGGAGTCGTACCTGGACGGCGATAGCTGA
- a CDS encoding desampylase, whose amino-acid sequence MIEFAREAYDDVVYAGYDGAPEEVCGVLAGEYGEEESTVVDAYPTENVADTPEIRYYIDPEEQLAVIEEIEDAGLEVVGFYHTHPAGPTQPSETDADRAAWPGYSYAICAFAGYPYLGSWRWQGEEAGFEQEVVRVVDR is encoded by the coding sequence GTGATCGAGTTCGCCCGCGAGGCGTACGACGACGTGGTGTACGCCGGCTACGACGGCGCCCCCGAGGAGGTCTGTGGCGTCCTCGCCGGCGAGTACGGCGAGGAGGAGAGCACCGTCGTCGACGCGTACCCGACGGAGAACGTCGCCGACACGCCCGAGATCCGGTACTACATCGACCCCGAGGAGCAACTGGCGGTCATCGAGGAGATCGAGGACGCCGGGCTGGAGGTCGTCGGATTCTACCACACCCACCCAGCCGGCCCGACCCAGCCCAGCGAGACCGACGCCGACCGGGCGGCGTGGCCGGGCTACTCCTACGCCATCTGTGCGTTCGCCGGCTACCCGTACTTGGGATCGTGGCGGTGGCAGGGCGAGGAAGCCGGGTTCGAGCAGGAAGTCGTCCGCGTGGTCGACCGCTGA
- a CDS encoding winged helix-turn-helix domain-containing protein, which produces MDLAAPEEVPSLNTVLNALDDVDCRTILRETADPTPAADLADACGIPRSTLYRKLELLTEASLVRECETINPGGGRTTKYERDMEGVTVALDADDEFSVTVERPNRDADDRIVDAMW; this is translated from the coding sequence ATGGATCTCGCCGCTCCCGAGGAGGTGCCGTCGCTGAACACGGTCCTCAACGCGCTGGACGACGTGGACTGTCGGACGATCCTCCGTGAGACCGCCGATCCCACGCCGGCAGCCGATCTCGCCGACGCCTGTGGGATCCCCAGATCGACGCTGTACCGCAAGCTGGAACTGCTTACCGAGGCCTCGCTCGTCCGGGAGTGCGAGACGATCAACCCCGGCGGGGGCCGGACCACGAAGTACGAGCGCGACATGGAGGGTGTCACGGTCGCTCTCGACGCCGACGACGAGTTCTCCGTCACTGTCGAACGTCCGAACCGGGACGCCGACGATCGGATCGTCGACGCCATGTGGTAG
- a CDS encoding plastocyanin/azurin family copper-binding protein, translating to MERRKVLKAAGFAATAGLTGLAGCSAPSDETDTPASDGTETSTEGGSGGGTTTVEMITSDDGSYYFDPIGLFVEAGTTVTFENASGSHSATAYDESIDSASTTRIPEGASAFNSEILGEEGATFEHTFETTGTYDYFCIPHKSLGMVARIVVGEAGGPAEGSMPPDGDVPESGTIVDQGSVSYDEFSG from the coding sequence ATGGAACGCCGAAAGGTGCTGAAGGCTGCTGGGTTCGCCGCGACCGCAGGACTGACCGGACTCGCCGGCTGTAGCGCGCCGTCGGACGAGACGGACACGCCCGCGAGCGACGGGACGGAGACGTCCACTGAGGGCGGCTCCGGCGGCGGGACCACGACAGTGGAGATGATCACCAGCGACGACGGGAGCTACTACTTCGACCCGATCGGGCTGTTCGTCGAGGCCGGCACGACTGTCACGTTCGAGAACGCCAGCGGGAGCCACTCCGCGACGGCGTACGACGAGTCGATCGACTCGGCGTCGACGACACGCATTCCGGAGGGTGCCTCCGCGTTCAACAGCGAGATCCTCGGCGAAGAGGGGGCGACGTTCGAACACACCTTCGAGACGACCGGCACGTACGACTACTTCTGTATCCCGCACAAGAGCCTCGGCATGGTCGCCCGCATCGTCGTCGGCGAAGCAGGCGGCCCCGCCGAAGGGAGCATGCCGCCGGACGGCGACGTCCCCGAGAGCGGGACGATCGTCGATCAGGGATCGGTCAGCTACGACGAGTTCTCCGGCTGA
- a CDS encoding ribbon-helix-helix protein, CopG family — MAGDRLTVSLDEQSREALDELVELTGEGQSETVRRAIIFYAANFQVANSETDVDLEQYHRMLSGGEHVLLDIDFLHGLLDNVELENGEPSPEFQEVIDRVAEFHADEYHTRFNSLADILDWLSFCGFLTARKADDGTYHVVFPTEKVKWFMTRFIQRSTEKLDFEVEVSEGVSKVLISEV, encoded by the coding sequence ATGGCTGGAGATAGACTCACCGTCTCCCTCGACGAGCAGTCGCGGGAGGCCCTCGACGAACTCGTCGAACTGACCGGGGAGGGTCAGAGCGAGACGGTCCGGCGCGCGATCATCTTCTACGCGGCGAACTTCCAAGTGGCGAACTCCGAGACCGATGTCGATCTGGAACAGTACCACCGGATGCTCTCCGGCGGCGAACACGTGCTCCTCGATATCGACTTCCTGCACGGCCTGCTCGACAACGTCGAACTGGAGAACGGCGAGCCCAGCCCGGAGTTCCAGGAGGTGATCGACCGGGTCGCCGAGTTCCACGCCGACGAGTACCACACTCGCTTCAACAGCCTCGCGGACATCCTCGACTGGCTCTCGTTCTGTGGGTTCCTCACCGCTCGAAAGGCCGACGACGGCACCTACCACGTCGTGTTCCCGACCGAGAAGGTGAAGTGGTTCATGACTCGCTTCATCCAGCGGAGCACCGAGAAGCTCGACTTCGAGGTCGAAGTGTCCGAAGGTGTCTCAAAAGTCCTTATCTCCGAGGTGTAA
- a CDS encoding hydantoinase/oxoprolinase family protein produces MTAAVGVDVGGTFTDVVLVADGTLTTTKVPSTADQSEGVVRGIEQACEQAGIDPAAITEFSHAMTVSTNALLEGDGAETALVTTEGFRDVLEIGRQTRPDLYDLDAEKPTPLVQRRNRFEIPERTTTDGVRTSPDAGAIDELVERLRDRDVESVVVSFLHAYVDPSNERSVAERLREELDVSVSASHEVLNEFREYERTSTAAVDAYVTPAIDSYIGRLEERAADLGLPQPRIMQSNGGIAEASEIRRHAVQTVLSGPAAGVVGASSTASTGEDEFEGFVTFDMGGTSSDVSLVRDGGVERTTDNEIDGYPIRVPMVDVTTVGAGGGSIAWVDAGGALRVGPRSAGSEPGPACYGRGGTEPTVTDANLVLGYISEETQLGGELGLDVDAAAAALERLADEAGLGSAREAAEGVFRIANANMTRAIRSVTVERGHDPREFGLVAFGGAGPMHAAALAGELDIGTVVVPHVGGVLSAYGLLDADETYDAVRTYQTPLSATTGEELASVYEGLVGELPVDAEADDVTVRRSADLRYRGQSFELEIDAGRPVDTDALRTAFETSHERVYGYAAAEPVEVVNLRVAAAVPRSVPETALPEDRFEKLGEHTAVFGGEEYTTPVYRRPTTPGTTFGGPAVLEQDESTTVVPPAWEATVRENGSLVLTEVQR; encoded by the coding sequence GTGACGGCGGCTGTCGGTGTCGACGTCGGGGGAACGTTCACCGACGTGGTGCTCGTCGCGGACGGCACGCTCACGACGACGAAAGTCCCGTCGACGGCGGACCAGAGCGAGGGCGTCGTCCGGGGGATCGAGCAGGCCTGCGAGCAGGCCGGGATCGACCCCGCGGCGATCACCGAGTTCTCCCACGCGATGACTGTGTCGACCAACGCCCTCCTCGAAGGGGACGGCGCCGAGACCGCACTGGTGACGACCGAGGGGTTCCGGGACGTGCTCGAAATCGGCCGGCAGACCCGGCCGGATCTGTACGATCTCGACGCGGAGAAACCCACGCCGCTGGTGCAGCGCCGGAACCGGTTCGAAATCCCGGAGCGGACGACGACCGACGGCGTCCGGACGTCGCCCGACGCCGGGGCGATCGACGAACTGGTCGAGCGACTCCGGGACCGCGACGTCGAGAGCGTCGTCGTCTCCTTTCTGCACGCCTACGTCGACCCGAGCAACGAGCGGAGTGTCGCCGAGCGGCTCCGGGAGGAGCTGGACGTCTCGGTGTCGGCGTCCCACGAGGTGCTCAACGAGTTCCGCGAGTACGAGCGCACGTCGACGGCGGCCGTCGACGCCTACGTCACGCCCGCGATCGACTCCTACATCGGCCGGCTGGAGGAGCGTGCGGCCGACCTCGGCCTGCCCCAGCCGCGCATCATGCAGTCCAACGGCGGGATCGCCGAGGCCAGCGAGATCCGACGCCACGCCGTCCAGACCGTGCTCTCCGGCCCTGCGGCGGGCGTGGTCGGCGCCAGCAGCACCGCCTCGACTGGCGAGGACGAGTTCGAGGGGTTCGTCACGTTCGACATGGGCGGCACGTCGAGCGACGTGAGCCTCGTCCGTGACGGCGGCGTCGAACGCACTACCGACAACGAGATCGACGGCTACCCGATCCGGGTGCCCATGGTCGACGTGACCACTGTCGGCGCCGGCGGCGGGAGCATCGCGTGGGTCGACGCCGGCGGCGCGCTGCGCGTCGGCCCCAGATCCGCGGGCTCGGAGCCCGGCCCAGCCTGCTACGGGCGTGGCGGGACCGAGCCCACGGTGACGGACGCGAACCTCGTGCTCGGCTACATCAGCGAGGAGACCCAACTCGGCGGCGAGCTCGGGCTGGACGTCGACGCCGCCGCCGCCGCGCTCGAACGGCTGGCCGACGAGGCCGGGCTGGGCTCGGCGCGTGAGGCCGCCGAGGGGGTGTTCCGCATCGCGAACGCCAACATGACGCGGGCGATCCGCTCGGTGACCGTCGAGCGCGGCCACGACCCCCGAGAGTTCGGCCTCGTCGCGTTCGGCGGCGCGGGCCCGATGCACGCCGCCGCGCTCGCGGGCGAACTCGACATCGGCACCGTCGTCGTCCCCCACGTCGGCGGCGTGCTGTCGGCGTACGGGCTGCTCGATGCCGACGAGACGTACGACGCCGTCCGCACCTACCAGACCCCGCTCTCGGCGACGACCGGCGAGGAACTCGCATCGGTGTACGAAGGGCTCGTCGGGGAGCTCCCCGTCGACGCCGAGGCCGACGACGTGACTGTCCGGCGGTCCGCGGACCTCCGCTACCGCGGGCAGAGCTTCGAACTCGAAATCGACGCCGGGCGCCCGGTCGACACCGACGCGCTCCGGACCGCGTTCGAGACGAGCCACGAACGCGTGTACGGCTACGCGGCCGCAGAGCCCGTCGAGGTAGTGAACCTCCGGGTCGCCGCCGCGGTTCCCCGGAGCGTCCCCGAGACGGCGCTGCCCGAGGACCGCTTCGAGAAGCTCGGCGAGCATA